ACGAGGGCCTCACACCCGAGCATAGCCAACTGGTGAATGCCAAGCTCATTTTGTTGCTTGCCAATCACATTGGCGATCTCTCGGTGTTGCGTGAAGCCATGGAGCGGGCACGCAAGGATGGCGGTTTGTAAATGAGCGCGCTGCCGCATGCGCAAGCGCTCGCGGAGAACTTCGATCTGCGTGACTTGCCCGCGGATTTCTACACTGACCCTTACCCCTATTACCGGGCGCTACGCGAACACGCGCCAGTGAAGCGCATGCCCGATGGGAGCTACTTTCTCACGCGCTTCGCCGACTGCCTCTTCGTCTACAAGAACCCGAAGCTATTCAGCTCCGATAAGAAGCGGGAGTTCAAGCAGAAGTATGGCGATTCGCCGCTTTACGAACATCACACCACGAGTTTGGTCTTCAACGATTCGCCGTTGCACACACGCGTGCGGCGCTTGATCGCTGGCGCGCTCACGCCGCGCGCCAGCGCGGACATGCAGCCCGGGTTGGTCACCTTGGTGGGCCAACTGCTGGACGACATCGCGGCGAAGAAAGAGGCGGATCTCATCGAGGATTTCGCATCGCGAATTCCCATCGAGATCATCGGCAACTTGCTCGGAGTGCCGTGCACGGAACGCGGTCCATTGCGGGAATGGTCGCTGGCCATCCTCGGTGCCCTCGAGCCCACGGTTACCCCCGCGGCCTTCGTGCGCGGTAACCGGGCCGTGGAGGAGTTTCTCGTCTACCTCGAAGGATTGATCGCGCACCGGCGCGAGCGTTCCGGCGACCCCGCGCGAGACGTACTCACCCGTTTGATTCAAGGCGAGATAAGTGGCGAGATGAGCGGCGAGCGCCTCACGGAAAAAGAGCTATTGCACAACTGCATTTTCCTGCTCAATGCCGGCCACGAGACCACCACCAATCTCATCGGCAACGGATTGGTACTGCTATCCCGGCATCCGGACCAGAGGGCGCGCCTCCTCGCGCAACCCGAACTCATCGAATCCGCGGTGGATGAAATCCTGCGTTACGAAAGCTCCAACCAACTTGGCAATCGCATCGCCACGCAAGCCACCGGGGTGGGCGCGGTGAGCATGGCGGCGGGAACCCAGATTACGCTGTGCATCGGCGCCGCCAATCGGGACCCTGCGCAGTTCCCTGATCCAGAACGCTTCGACATTGCTCGCGCGCCGAACCGCCACCTCGCCTTTGGCGCGGGCATTCATCATTGCGTGGGGTTGAATTTGGCCCGCCTCGAAG
This sequence is a window from Betaproteobacteria bacterium. Protein-coding genes within it:
- a CDS encoding DUF2783 domain-containing protein, producing the protein MPLKLEPNFGQPDDFYEALTGLHEGLTPEHSQLVNAKLILLLANHIGDLSVLREAMERARKDGGL
- a CDS encoding cytochrome P450; its protein translation is MSALPHAQALAENFDLRDLPADFYTDPYPYYRALREHAPVKRMPDGSYFLTRFADCLFVYKNPKLFSSDKKREFKQKYGDSPLYEHHTTSLVFNDSPLHTRVRRLIAGALTPRASADMQPGLVTLVGQLLDDIAAKKEADLIEDFASRIPIEIIGNLLGVPCTERGPLREWSLAILGALEPTVTPAAFVRGNRAVEEFLVYLEGLIAHRRERSGDPARDVLTRLIQGEISGEMSGERLTEKELLHNCIFLLNAGHETTTNLIGNGLVLLSRHPDQRARLLAQPELIESAVDEILRYESSNQLGNRIATQATGVGAVSMAAGTQITLCIGAANRDPAQFPDPERFDIARAPNRHLAFGAGIHHCVGLNLARLEGEVAISSFLARFPRYELAGESVHGGRARFRGFLHVPCKLAG